A region from the Lolium perenne isolate Kyuss_39 chromosome 4, Kyuss_2.0, whole genome shotgun sequence genome encodes:
- the LOC127295173 gene encoding uncharacterized protein, whose product MAAAPPVYRKVPRELAEHGDVRVDNYYWLRDDSRSDPAVLAQLRAENDYTAALMSDVKHIEDEIFSETRRRIKEDDTDAPLRKGQYYYYERTLNGKEYVRHCRRLVPTDGHITVYDVMPIGPDAPDEHIILDENVKAEGHAYYSIGAFKVSPSGKLVAYGEDTNGDETYTLYVIDVESGKYVGQPLKGVTSDIEWAGDDYLVYITMDSLHRPDKVCLHKLGSDQSNDSCLYHEKDDMFSLGLQASESKQYLFVRSESKKSSFIFHIDISKQNKQLLVLTPRLYGIDTTASHRGNHFYIKRLSEEFYNSELVACPLNNVAEATVLLPHRESVKIQDFQLFENHIAVYERENGLPKLTVYGLPASGESVGQLQGGRVIDFVDPVYAVEPEESQFRSSIVRFRYSSLKTPPSVFDYDMDSGVSVLKKIHTVLGGFDASNYVSDRTWAAASDGTQIPISVIYREDLVNLDGSDPMLLYGFGSYEVCIDLSFSGSIFSLVDRGFVYAIAHIRGGGEMGRKWYEDGKLLKKKNTFTDFIACAEHLIERKYSSKEKLCIHGKSAGGLLIGAALNMRPDLFKAAVVEVPFVDALTTMLDPTIPLTTAEWEEWGDPRKEEYYYYMKSYSPVDNVKAQEYPHILVTAGLNDPCVMYSEPAKFVAKLRELKTDDNLLLLKCELGAGHNSKSGRFEKLREDAFTYAFILKALGMTQRD is encoded by the exons AtggccgccgcgccgccggtatACAGGAAGGTGCCGCGCGAGCTGGCGGAGCACGGCGACGTCCGCGTCGACAACTACTACTGGCTCCGTGACGACTCCCGCTCCGATCCAGCCGTCCTCGCCCAACTCCGCGCCGAGAACGACTACACCGCCGCCCTCATGTCCG ATGTCAAGCACATCGAGGATGAAATATTTTCTGAAACTAGACGAAGAATCAAGGAAGATGATACAGACGCGCCTCTTCGCAAAGGGCAGTATTACTACTATGAAAGAACATTGAATGGCAAGGAGTATGTAAGGCACTGCAGGCGCCTTGTACCAACTGATGGCCATATTACAGTCTATGATGTGATGCCCATAGGACCTGATGCACCTGATGAGCATATTATTTTGGATGAGAATGTAAAGGCTGAGGGTCATGCCTACTACAGCATCGGGGCGTTTAAG GTCAGTCCCAGTGGTAAGCTAGTTGCTTATGGAGAAGACACTAACGGTGATGAAACCTACACTCTTTATGTCATTGATGTGGAGAGTGGGAAATATGTTGGGCAACCACTAAAAGGAGTTACTTCTGACATTGAGTGGGCTGGTGATGACTACCTTGTTTACATAACAATGGACAGCCTTCATCGACCAGATAAA GTATGCCTACACAAGTTAGGATCTGATCAATCGAATGATAGCTGCCTATATCATGAAAAAGACGACATGTTTTCACTTGGTCTCCAAGCTTCTGAAAGCAAGCAATATTTATTTGTTAGATCAGAAAGCAAAAAATCAAGCTTTATATTCCATATAGACATCTCGAAACAGAATAAGCAGCTTTTAGTTTTGACACCTCGTCTATATGGCATTGATACAACAGCTAGTCACCGTGGAAACCATTTCTATATTAAGAGGCTAAGTGAAGAATTCTACAACTCCGAACTGGTTGCTTGCCCATTGAATAATGTAGCTGAGGCCACTGTCTTGCTACCACACAGAGAAAG TGTGAAAATTCAGGACTTCCAGCTCTTTGAGAATCATATTGCTGTCTATGAGCGTGAGAATGGTCTACCAAAATTAACTGTATATGGCCTACCGGCCAGTGGAGAGTCAGTTGGGCAACTTCAGGGTGGACGGGTGATTGATTTCGTTGATCCAGTATATGCAGTGGAACCTGAGGAGTCACAGTTCCGTTCATCTATTGTTCGGTTCCGTTATAGCTCACTGAAGACACCACCCTCTGTCTTTGACTATGATATGGATTCAGGAGTATCTGTACTGAAGAAAATTCATACT GTTTTAGGGGGATTTGATGCATCAAATTATGTATCAGACAGAACATGGGCTGCCGCCTCTGATGGTACGCAGATACCTATCTCCGTTATATACAGAGAAGATCTTGTGAACCTTGATGGTTCAGACCCCATGCTGCTATATGGCTTTGGCTCCTATGAG gtatgtatagatcTGAGTTTCAGTGGATCAATATTTTCTCTAGTAGATCGGGGTTTTGTATATGCGATAGCTCATATTCGTGGAGGTGGTGAAATGGGCCGGAAGTGGTATGAAGATGGaaagctgttgaagaagaagaacaccttCACTGATTTCATTGCTTGTGCCGAGCACTTGATAGAAAGAAAATACTCTTCGAAGGAAAAGCTTTGCATTCATGGCAAAAGTGCAGGTGGCCTATTGATTGGTGCTGCCCTAAATATGAGGCCTGATTTATTCAAGGCAGCCGTTGTTGAGGTTCCTTTCGTTGATGCACTCACAACTATGCTTGATCCAACTATCCCGTTGACTACAGCTGAATGGGAG GAGTGGGGTGATCCAAGAAAAGAAGAATACTACTATTACATGAAATCATATTCTCCTGTTGATAAC GTGAAAGCACAAGAGTATCCCCATATTCTCGTCACTGCGGGCTTAAATG ATCCTTGCGTGATGTACTCCGAACCTGCTAAATTTGTGGCGAAGCTGAGGGAATTGAAAACAGACGACAATCTTCTGTTGTTGAAGTGTGAACTAGGTGCTGGACACAACTCCAAGTCGGGGAG ATTCGAGAAATTACGAGAGGATGCCTTTACTTACGCGTTTATCCTCAAGGCTCTGGGCATGACACAGAGGGATTGA